The DNA sequence CCGTCGTGCAGCCCGGCTCCAACGACATCGGCGGCGACCTGTTCGCCATCGTGTGGGACGGAACGCGGCTGCACGGCCTCAACGCCTCGGGCCGGTCGCCGGCGGCGCTGACCCGCGCGGCGGTGCTCGCCGCGACCGGAGGCCGTGGGGCGGAGCCGAGTGCGGGGCACGGCGGTGCCCAGGCGACCGCCCCCGGGCTACCGGCCCGAGGCTGGCTGCCGGTGACCGTACCCGGGGCTCCGGCCGGCTGGCGGGACCTGCACGACCGGTTCGGCTCGCTGCCGTTCGCCCACCTCTTCGACGACGCCGTCCGGTACGCCGAACACGGCTTCCCGGTGTCGCCCGGGGTCGCCGCCGGCTGGGCCCGGTCGGTGCGTACCCACGTCGAACTGGCCGGGTCGGAGTTCGCCGAGTGGGGCCGCGCCTTCACGGTCGGCGGGCGGGCACCCCGGGCCGGCGAGCGGTGGCGCAACCCGGCGGCGGGTGCGACGTTGCGCCGGATCGCGGACAGCGGGGCCAGCGACTTCTACCACGGCGACATCGCCGCCGAAGTGGCCCGACACGCCGCCGCGACCGGTGGCCTGCTGACCGCCGACGACCTGGCCGGGCACCGGTCCACCTGGGTCGACCCGGTGTCGGCGGCCTATCGGGGGCACGAGGTCTGGGAACTGCCGCCCAACGGGCAGGGCGTGGCGGCGCTGATGGCCCTGGCCATCCTGGACGGGGTCGACCTGGCCGGGATGCCCGCCGGCGAGCGGACGCACTGGCAGATCGAGGCGACGAAACTCGGCTTCGCCGACGCCCACGCGTACGTCGCCGACCCCGACCGGGTCGCGGTCCCGACCGCCGGACTGCTCGACCCGGCGTACGTCGCTTCGCGGCGGGCGCTGATCGGCGGGCGGGCCGGCACACCGGCACCCGGCGATCCGGCCCGGGGCGGCACCGTCTACCTGTGCGCCGCCGACCGGGACGGTCTGATGGTGAGTCTCATCCAGTCCAACTACCTGGGCTTCGGGTCGTACGTCGTGGTGCCCGGCCTCGGGTTCGGCCTCCAGAACCGGGGTGCCGGGTTCAGCCTCGACCCGGACCATCCCAACGTCGTCGCGCCCGGCAAGCGGCCGTACCACACGATCATCCCCGGTTTCCTGACCCGGGGCGGCGAGCCGGTGGGACCGTTCGGGGTGATGGGCGGCCACATGCAGCCGCAGGGACACGTGCAGGTGATCTCGTCGACGCTGGACGGCGGGCTCGACCCGCAGGCCGCCCTGGACGCGCCGCGGTGGTACTGGCACGCCGGCCGGTCGCTGCTCGTGGAGCCCGGCGTGGCCGGCGACGTGGTCGAAGACCTGCGCCGGCGGGGCCACGAGATCGTCGTCGAACCCGAGCCGTCGACCTTCGGGTACGGCCAGGCGATCTGGCGCCTGCCGGACGGCGGCTACGTCGCCGGCTCCGAGCCGCGCGCCGACGGGTTGGCCGTCGGGTACTGATCCCGGGGCCCGCTGCGACCCGGTCGCCGCTCAGACCCGTTCGCGGAAGGTGGCGCGGTAGGCGTGCGGGGTGGCGCCGACCCGGCGCCCGAAGTGGTGCCGCATCGTCGCCGCGTCACCGAAGCCGGCGCGGGTGGCGATCGCCTCGACGCTCAGCGCGGTCTCCTCCAGCAGCCGCCGGGCGAGCAGCACCCGCTGGTTGGTGAGCCAGTCGTGCGGCGTGGTGCCGGTCTCGGCCCGGAACCGGCGGGCGAACGTACGCGGTGCCATGTGTGCCCGTACGGCCAACTCCTCGACGGTGGTGGTCCGGTCGAGGTTGCCCATCAGCCAGCCGAGCACCGGTTCGAGGGTGGGCGCGTCCGGCGTACGCGGGATCGGCGCCTCGATGAACTGGGCCTGCCCGCCGTCGCGGTGCGGCGGTACGACCATCCGCCGGGCGAGCTTGGTGGCCAGTGCCGAGCCGTGCTCCTGCCGGACCAGGTGCAGGCAGGCGTCGATCCCGGCCGCGGTGCCGGCACTGGTCAGCAGGTTGCCGTCCTGGACGTAGAGGGAGTTGCAGCGCACCCGGGCCAGCGGGTAGCGGTCGGCGAGCAGGTCGGCGTACCGCCAGTGGGTGGTGCACTCCCGCCCGTCGAGCAGCCCGGCCTCGCCCAGCACGAAGGCGCCGGAGCAGACGCTGAGAACGTACGCCCCACGGTCCGCGGCCCGACGGAGCGCGTCGAGGGCCGCCGGCGGGATGGGGCTTCCCTCGGCGTGCGCCGGTACGGCGACCAGGTCGGCGTCCTCGACCGGGGTGAGGTCGGCGTCCGGCACGATGCTGAATCCGGAGCGGCTGCGGACCGGCCGGCCGTCGACGGTGCACACGTCGAACCGGTAGCCGGGGAACCCGTCGGCGGTGCGGTCGGTGCCGAAGACCTCGCAGAGCACGCCCAGTTCGAAGGCGGCGACCGGATCGAGGGCGAGCACGGCGACGGTACGGAGCATGCGCCGAGCCTACGCCGAAGGTGGCAGGAAATCGAGGTTCAATGGCATCTCTGCCACTGTGCGGGTCGTCGGTGGCGGCGGAGACTTCTACGTGACGTCCGGTGCGCACCGGCGGCGAAGCTCTCCAAGCCGACTCGAAAGGCTGACGCCGCCATGGAATTCTTCGTTCTTCTCGTCTTTGTCGGGCTGCTCGCGCTCGCCTCGGTCGTCGGTGTGACCAGCGACACTCGCGATTCCGCCGACTGGAAACCCACCGACGAGGGCCAGCGCTGGCAGGCCAGCGCCTGACCGCGACGGTGCGTGATCCACCGCCCGCCGTACGTGGGGCGGCCAGCCGAAAAGCGCCTGCCCCGCTGACAGGCCGCAACCCGCGTACGGCAGGCTTAGGTTCATGTCTGACGGCTCCTGGTACGACGCCGACATCGACCACGTGATCATCTCGGAAGCCCAGATCCGCGAGAAGACGGCGGAACTGGCCAAGCAGGTCTCCGTCGACTATGCCTCGGTCGAGGACGGCCTCCTGCTCGTCTGTGTTCTCAAGGGCGCGGTCATGTTCATGGCCGACTTCGCCCGGGCGCTCGGGCGGCACGGTCCGTCCACCGAGATGGAGTTCATGGCCGTCTCCTCCTACGGCCAGGGCACCACCTCGTCCGGCGTCGTCCGCATCCTCAAGGACCTCGACCGTGACATCGCCGGCCGCCACGTCGTGGTCGTCGAGGACATCGTCGACTCCGGCCTGACCCTCTCGTGGCTGCTCAAGTACCTGGAGTCCCGGTCGGCGGCCAGCGTCGAGGTGGTCGCCCTCTTCCGTAAGCCCGACGCGGTCAAGGTCTCGGTGCCGGTGAAGTACGTCGGCTTCGACATCCCGACCGAGTTCGTCGTCGGATACGGCCTCGACTTCGGCGAGCGCTACCGGGAACTGCCGTACGTCGGCGTCCTCAAGCCCGAGGTCTACGCCCGAGCCTAGGGCGGCGGCCGCGCGTACAGGCCACTCTCAGGATCCGCCGTTACCGTGGTCGGTGCCGGGAGGCGGCCGGCCCGAGTCCGAACCCAGCCCGGGTGCGGCGCGGGGCGGCTCCCGCGGGCCGCGAGCCTGCTTACGCACCCGGGACGGTGTCGCTGTGCGTAGACCGCCCCGAAACACTCGCGCCTCGCGCTCACGGTGTACCTTCGAATGACCGTGGCGCGGCATCAGCGCCGCGGGTAAACCGGCCGTCCTGGCCGGTCGGACGGATCCCGGTCGGACGGATCCCGGCCGACCAGCTGGTCCGGTCGGATCAGGGCCGGCCACCCAGGTCGGGTCGAAACCGGCTCCCGAGCCGGTCGAGAGGTCGCCACCGGCGGCTCCTGGTTTACCAGACGGCCAAGACGTCGATCAGGAGGGTCCGGGCGTTTCGGCGCTCGAAACAGTATGGAACGTACGCGTTTCTTCCGCCGCCCGGTGGTCTGGATCATCCTGGTGATCATCGGTGCGATCGCACTCAGTTCTTTCTTCACCGGCGGGCCGAGCTATCACAAGGTCGACACCTCCGTGATGCTCGACCAGCTCAACAAGGGCGGCATCGAAAAGGCCGTCTTCCAGGACAAGGAGCAGACGCTCCGGCTCGACCTCGCCGACCAGGCGCGGTTCGGCGA is a window from the Polymorphospora rubra genome containing:
- a CDS encoding gamma-glutamyltransferase family protein, which encodes MPHPRQPVYAPHGIVATSQPLAAAAGTAVLRRGGNAVDAALATAIALTVVQPGSNDIGGDLFAIVWDGTRLHGLNASGRSPAALTRAAVLAATGGRGAEPSAGHGGAQATAPGLPARGWLPVTVPGAPAGWRDLHDRFGSLPFAHLFDDAVRYAEHGFPVSPGVAAGWARSVRTHVELAGSEFAEWGRAFTVGGRAPRAGERWRNPAAGATLRRIADSGASDFYHGDIAAEVARHAAATGGLLTADDLAGHRSTWVDPVSAAYRGHEVWELPPNGQGVAALMALAILDGVDLAGMPAGERTHWQIEATKLGFADAHAYVADPDRVAVPTAGLLDPAYVASRRALIGGRAGTPAPGDPARGGTVYLCAADRDGLMVSLIQSNYLGFGSYVVVPGLGFGLQNRGAGFSLDPDHPNVVAPGKRPYHTIIPGFLTRGGEPVGPFGVMGGHMQPQGHVQVISSTLDGGLDPQAALDAPRWYWHAGRSLLVEPGVAGDVVEDLRRRGHEIVVEPEPSTFGYGQAIWRLPDGGYVAGSEPRADGLAVGY
- the hpt gene encoding hypoxanthine phosphoribosyltransferase, with the protein product MSDGSWYDADIDHVIISEAQIREKTAELAKQVSVDYASVEDGLLLVCVLKGAVMFMADFARALGRHGPSTEMEFMAVSSYGQGTTSSGVVRILKDLDRDIAGRHVVVVEDIVDSGLTLSWLLKYLESRSAASVEVVALFRKPDAVKVSVPVKYVGFDIPTEFVVGYGLDFGERYRELPYVGVLKPEVYARA
- a CDS encoding GlxA family transcriptional regulator, translated to MLRTVAVLALDPVAAFELGVLCEVFGTDRTADGFPGYRFDVCTVDGRPVRSRSGFSIVPDADLTPVEDADLVAVPAHAEGSPIPPAALDALRRAADRGAYVLSVCSGAFVLGEAGLLDGRECTTHWRYADLLADRYPLARVRCNSLYVQDGNLLTSAGTAAGIDACLHLVRQEHGSALATKLARRMVVPPHRDGGQAQFIEAPIPRTPDAPTLEPVLGWLMGNLDRTTTVEELAVRAHMAPRTFARRFRAETGTTPHDWLTNQRVLLARRLLEETALSVEAIATRAGFGDAATMRHHFGRRVGATPHAYRATFRERV